A window of the Arachis duranensis cultivar V14167 chromosome 5, aradu.V14167.gnm2.J7QH, whole genome shotgun sequence genome harbors these coding sequences:
- the LOC107489203 gene encoding uncharacterized protein LOC107489203, producing MSLGGAGVERKLQLAELECLRLEAYDNSRLYKEKMKAIHDKNIRRREFRPSELVLVYNSRLRLLPGKLRSRWDGPYQVEKVEPYGVYHLRHPSSPDIFKVNGHRLELYHGEQRKNSKEIEMFLLRDAPLEQEP from the coding sequence ATGAGTTTGGGTGGAGCCGGAGTAGAAAGAAAGCTTCAATTGGCGGAATTAGAATGCTTAAGACTAGAAGCCTATGATAATTCTAGActctacaaggaaaagatgaaagccATTCATGACAAGAACATTAGGAGAAGGGAATTTAGACCCAGTGAGCTAGTCCTCGTTTACAACTCAAGATTAAGATTGCTACCCGGAAAGCTTAGATCAAGATGGGATGGACCTTACCAAGTAGAGAAAGTAGAACCTTACGGGGTTTACCACTTGCGCCACCCATCAAGTCCGGACATTTTCAAGGTAAATGGGCACCGTCTCGAATTATAccatggtgagcaaagaaagaacTCCAAGGAAATTGAAATGTTCCTCTTGAGGGATGCACCTCTTGAACAAGAACCTTGA